Within the Deltaproteobacteria bacterium genome, the region TGATGCGTGAATTTGAATCCATTTCAATTTGAGTGAGGGGCAAAGGTTTTGAATTTAAGGTATAAAAAGAAGCCGCTTGGTTATCGCTGCGCTCCATGCGTTCTTCTACCAAGGTATTCCATTGTTGGCATTCGGGGCATTTGCCTAACCATTTGGGAGTTTGATAACCACATTGTTGGCAGGCAAAGAGGCTCGACTTTTTAGACATGCCTCATGTGTAGCATAACAAAAAAGCCAAGGGAAGTTCCCTAAATCGCCGAAGATCCGGTTTCGCCCGTTCGGATTCGGATAACTTCTTCAATCGGAGAGACGAAGATCTTGCCATCTCCAATGCGGCCAGTCTTGGCCGTTTTTTGGATGGCCTCAACCACCTTGCTCACATCTTCATCATTGACGATGATCTCAAGCTTAATTTTGGGTAAGAAATCGACGATGTATTCAGCCCCACGGTAAAGTTCGGTGTGACCTTTTTGCCGACCAAAGCCCTTCACTTCAACGGCGGTCAAGCCTTGAATACCAATGGACTGGAGGGACTCTTTGACTTCATCCAGCTTAAAAGGTTTGATAATCGCTTCTATTTTTTTCATGAAAGATCTCCTTGGTTCTTAGGGGGAAGCTTAATGCTTCCCCCTAATATAATCAATTAACTTTGTGAACGAGCTTGAACGAAGTCGGGATAGGCGATGTTACCATGTTCGCCATAGTCAAGGCCTTCCATTTCTTCATCTTCGCTCACTCGTAGCCCTAAAACCGCCTTAATGATTGCCCAAGTGATCAAAGCAACAACCAGGGTAAAGCCGCCCACTGCTAAGACGCCTTTAATTTGAGCCATTAATAAGGTGGCACCACCGCCAAACAAGAGGCCATTGCCCGTGGTAGCAGGTTGAAATTGATCTTGCGCAAACAGCCCAACACACAAGGTTCCGAATATCCCACAAACTAAGTGCACGGAAAGGGCACCCACCGGGTCGTCAATTTTGATTTTATCAAAAAACATAACCGATAAAACCACCAGTGCTCCAGCTAGTAAGCCAATGATAACCGAGCTACCCACGCTTACAAAGGCGCAAGGTGCGGTGATGGCCACTAAGCCGGCTAAGGCGCCGTTTAAAATCATGGTAAGGTCGGGTTTTTTTAACAGCAGCCAAGAAACAACCGTTGCACCAAGAATAGCGGCAGCGGCAGCTGAATTGGTAGTGACGGCTATATGAGCAATGGCATCACCTACTGACATGGTTGAGCCAGGGTTAAAACCAAACCAACCCAACCATAAGATGAAGGCACCCAAAGTTGCCATGCCTAAGTTATGACCTTGAATGGGGTGAACTTTCCCATCTTTGAATTTCCCGATGCGGGGGCCTAACATTAAAA harbors:
- the amt gene encoding ammonium transporter, with amino-acid sequence MLKRKILFSFLAMLLFCIPTLAFADDPTTAELKIAIDTLWVLIAAVLVFFMNTGFAMVEAGLCQSKNAVNILAKNFVVFAVASLSFWVLGWGLMFGDGSPLFGTQGLWLLSGVDNSPATGDTYQGVYGSIAWAGVPLICKFFFQLVFAGTAATIVSGAVAERIKFISFIVFSAILVGIMYPVTGHWVWGGGWLAAAGMWDFAGSTVVHSVGGWAALAGVLMLGPRIGKFKDGKVHPIQGHNLGMATLGAFILWLGWFGFNPGSTMSVGDAIAHIAVTTNSAAAAAILGATVVSWLLLKKPDLTMILNGALAGLVAITAPCAFVSVGSSVIIGLLAGALVVLSVMFFDKIKIDDPVGALSVHLVCGIFGTLCVGLFAQDQFQPATTGNGLLFGGGATLLMAQIKGVLAVGGFTLVVALITWAIIKAVLGLRVSEDEEMEGLDYGEHGNIAYPDFVQARSQS
- a CDS encoding P-II family nitrogen regulator, yielding MKKIEAIIKPFKLDEVKESLQSIGIQGLTAVEVKGFGRQKGHTELYRGAEYIVDFLPKIKLEIIVNDEDVSKVVEAIQKTAKTGRIGDGKIFVSPIEEVIRIRTGETGSSAI